The following proteins are co-located in the Mycolicibacterium goodii genome:
- a CDS encoding DUF1206 domain-containing protein, whose amino-acid sequence MSMSARPVHGVVDRATDSTAFEYTARAGFAASGVLHLLVAFIILQIAFGSGGNADQSGALGTLARQPGGAVILWVAAVGLVALGLWRVAEAVIGTKPGESHGGGDNPAWKRAKPLGLAVVNFAIALSAARFAMGGGQSSGQQNSGLSAQLMQTGWGKFVLIAAGLGVVAVGCYHVYKGVSKKFLKDLRVSGGTGITAVGVCGYAAKGAALAGAGVLVIVATLRADPAKAAGLDAAVKTLGEAPFGKFLLILAALGIAAFGAYSFVRSRHGRM is encoded by the coding sequence ATGAGCATGAGCGCACGACCCGTACACGGCGTTGTTGACAGGGCAACCGATAGTACGGCTTTCGAGTACACGGCGCGGGCAGGTTTCGCCGCGAGCGGGGTGCTTCATCTGCTGGTCGCGTTCATCATCCTGCAGATCGCGTTCGGGTCCGGCGGCAACGCCGATCAGTCCGGTGCGCTCGGGACGCTCGCTCGCCAACCCGGCGGCGCGGTGATCCTGTGGGTGGCCGCGGTCGGGTTGGTCGCGCTCGGATTGTGGCGCGTCGCAGAAGCGGTGATCGGCACCAAGCCGGGTGAGAGCCACGGCGGTGGTGACAATCCGGCCTGGAAACGCGCAAAACCACTGGGGTTGGCGGTCGTCAACTTCGCGATCGCCCTGTCGGCGGCACGCTTCGCCATGGGTGGCGGCCAGTCCAGCGGGCAACAGAATTCCGGCCTTTCGGCCCAGTTGATGCAGACCGGTTGGGGCAAGTTCGTGCTCATCGCGGCAGGCCTGGGTGTCGTCGCGGTGGGGTGCTACCACGTGTACAAAGGGGTGTCCAAGAAGTTCCTCAAGGATCTGCGGGTGTCGGGCGGCACCGGGATCACGGCCGTGGGCGTGTGCGGTTATGCCGCCAAAGGAGCGGCCCTTGCCGGCGCGGGTGTGCTGGTGATCGTCGCGACGCTGCGTGCCGACCCGGCGAAGGCCGCGGGGCTGGATGCCGCGGTCAAGACGCTCGGCGAGGCGCCCTTCGGCAAGTTCCTCCTGATCCTGGCCGCGCTGGGCATCGCTGCCTTCGGTGCGTACAGCTTCGTCCGCAGCCGGCACGGTCGGATGTGA
- a CDS encoding TrpB-like pyridoxal phosphate-dependent enzyme, protein MTLHADAAHPDLVTVEVPTHWYNLAAELDQAIPPHLHPATKEPVGPDDLAALFPSGLIAQEVSTEAYITIPEPVREIYSMWRPSPLIRARRFEKALNTGAHIYVKYEGVSPVGSHKTNSAVAQAYYNSIDGVRKLTTETGAGQWGSALAFAGAQFGLEIEVWQVRASYESKPYRGHLIRTYGGVVHSSPSELTESGRAILAKDPDTTGSLGMAVSEAVEVAAGNPDTRYALGSVLNHVVLHQSVIGQEAVAQLAAVEPNGADFVFGCAGGGSNLAGLAFPFLREKIHGRSDPKVIAAEPAACPSITQGEYRYDHGDVAGLTPLLKMHTLGMDFVPDPIHAGGLRYHGMAPALSHTVELGLVRGVAISQHDAFSAGVQFARTQGIVPAPESTHAIAAAAAHVADDPSEQVVVIGLSGHGQLDLPAYAEYLDEKF, encoded by the coding sequence ATGACTCTGCACGCCGACGCTGCCCATCCGGATCTGGTGACCGTCGAGGTGCCGACGCACTGGTACAACCTTGCCGCCGAGTTGGATCAGGCGATCCCGCCGCACCTGCACCCGGCCACGAAGGAACCGGTCGGTCCCGACGACCTCGCGGCACTCTTCCCGAGTGGTCTGATCGCGCAGGAGGTCTCCACCGAGGCCTACATCACCATCCCGGAGCCGGTGCGGGAGATCTATTCGATGTGGCGGCCGTCGCCGCTGATCCGGGCACGGCGGTTCGAGAAGGCGCTCAACACCGGGGCCCATATCTACGTCAAGTACGAGGGCGTCAGCCCGGTCGGTAGCCACAAGACGAATTCCGCTGTCGCGCAGGCCTATTACAACAGCATCGACGGCGTACGCAAGCTCACCACAGAGACGGGCGCCGGTCAGTGGGGCAGTGCGCTGGCATTCGCGGGCGCGCAGTTCGGCCTTGAGATCGAGGTGTGGCAGGTGCGCGCGTCGTACGAGTCGAAGCCTTATCGCGGCCATCTCATCCGGACCTACGGCGGTGTCGTGCACTCCAGCCCGTCCGAACTCACCGAGTCGGGCCGCGCGATCCTCGCGAAGGACCCGGACACCACGGGCAGCCTCGGCATGGCGGTGAGCGAAGCGGTCGAGGTCGCCGCCGGGAATCCTGACACCCGGTATGCCCTCGGCAGCGTTCTCAACCATGTTGTGCTGCACCAGAGTGTCATCGGCCAGGAGGCCGTCGCACAGTTGGCCGCCGTCGAACCGAACGGTGCGGATTTCGTGTTCGGTTGCGCAGGAGGCGGTTCCAACCTCGCCGGCCTGGCCTTCCCGTTCCTGCGCGAGAAAATCCACGGTCGTTCCGATCCGAAGGTCATCGCGGCCGAACCCGCGGCATGCCCATCCATCACACAGGGGGAGTACCGCTACGACCACGGTGACGTCGCAGGTCTCACGCCACTGCTCAAAATGCACACGCTCGGAATGGATTTCGTGCCCGATCCCATCCACGCGGGCGGTCTGCGCTACCACGGGATGGCACCCGCGCTCAGTCACACCGTCGAACTCGGTCTCGTCCGGGGCGTGGCCATCTCGCAGCACGATGCGTTCTCCGCGGGAGTGCAGTTCGCACGGACCCAGGGCATCGTGCCGGCACCGGAGTCGACACATGCGATCGCCGCTGCCGCGGCGCACGTGGCGGACGACCCGTCCGAGCAGGTCGTGGTGATCGGCCTGTCCGGTCACGGCCAGCTCGACCTGCCGGCCTACGCCGAGTACCTCGACGAGAAGTTCTGA
- a CDS encoding universal stress protein — protein MGGYRTVIVGTDGSTSSMRAVARAGAVAAQENAKLIVATAHFHHGERGGWARPPAPDQVRDRRAEDALGREGYRMHGDADAYEVLRDARDVAYAAGARDIHERVVQGAPVAALLTLANEVDADLIVVGDVGLDSVAGRLLGSVPAEIARRSKVDILIVHTAN, from the coding sequence ATGGGTGGCTATCGGACGGTGATCGTGGGAACCGACGGCTCGACCTCGTCGATGCGTGCGGTCGCGCGGGCGGGCGCTGTGGCCGCGCAGGAGAACGCGAAGCTCATCGTCGCCACCGCGCATTTCCATCACGGCGAGCGGGGCGGATGGGCGCGCCCTCCGGCGCCGGATCAGGTGAGGGATCGCCGGGCCGAGGACGCACTCGGTCGCGAGGGTTACCGGATGCACGGCGACGCGGACGCGTATGAGGTGCTGCGCGACGCCCGTGATGTCGCGTACGCCGCGGGCGCCCGCGACATCCACGAACGGGTGGTTCAAGGCGCACCGGTCGCGGCGCTGCTCACCCTGGCCAACGAGGTCGACGCCGATCTGATCGTCGTCGGCGATGTGGGCCTGGACTCGGTGGCCGGACGTCTGCTTGGCTCGGTGCCTGCCGAGATCGCGCGCAGATCGAAGGTCGACATCCTCATCGTGCACACAGCGAACTGA